A region of Bacteroidia bacterium DNA encodes the following proteins:
- a CDS encoding type 1 periplasmic binding fold superfamily protein — MFRRYIVPLSWMLVCSVWIFSCKKEKDDPKLQNESEIITTFHYYLNPVGGGTSAVFTFRDLDGEGGKPPEIITDSLASNKVYQGQVILLNEQKNPPDTISKEVLTEGTKHQLFYQPSVAGLSVQYQDTDADRNPIGLITKLTTGSAANGILRVTLRHEPNKSAAGVVAGDITNAGGETDIEVSFNVTVR; from the coding sequence GTGTTTCGCCGTTATATCGTCCCATTATCATGGATGCTGGTTTGCTCCGTCTGGATTTTTTCTTGCAAAAAAGAAAAAGATGACCCTAAGCTCCAAAATGAATCAGAAATAATAACGACATTCCATTATTACTTAAATCCGGTAGGTGGCGGAACTTCGGCAGTGTTTACTTTTAGGGATTTAGATGGCGAAGGAGGAAAACCGCCGGAAATCATAACGGATTCTTTAGCTTCAAATAAAGTATATCAAGGGCAGGTCATTCTGCTCAATGAACAAAAAAATCCGCCAGATACAATTTCAAAGGAAGTTTTAACCGAAGGAACTAAACATCAACTTTTTTACCAGCCTTCCGTAGCTGGGCTTAGTGTTCAGTATCAGGATACTGACGCAGACAGAAACCCGATTGGGCTAATAACAAAACTTACAACGGGATCCGCAGCTAATGGCATTCTAAGGGTTACACTTCGGCATGAACCCAATAAATCTGCTGCTGGAGTTGTAGCAGGCGACATTACGAATGCCGGAGGCGAAACAGATATAGAAGTTAGCTTTAATGTTACGGTTCGTTAG
- a CDS encoding TonB-dependent receptor gives MLRFVRLIFYIHLWLPILASGQPCNKHLTGFIRDISTGYPMSYATIFIEETKQGAISDSAGNYSISGICSGRYHIRVSHVGCEPDRFFIDIYRDTTFNIYLDHHQKLLSDVVITERINPMQNQHVVKESFIAENADQNLSTLIETVTGVSSLKTGSGIAKPVIHGLYGNRVSINNNGAFQSGQQWGNDHAPEIDPLAAGKITVVKGSGVVEYPGNSLGGAILVEFPDIPEEPHLHGKINTYFGTNGMEQGANIQAYQKNKILGWRISGTLKNQGDKKTASYFLRNTGSREANIHLKIQKNWSEKIHTEIYGSSFNTIIGILRGSHIGNITDLQEALQREVPFFTEPDFSYQISAPYQAVSHHLLKGKTTFFFSEKAYLGVAYFGQINIRKEYDIRRSGKSSIPALSLNQVSQCIEVKYNKQFAQKLDLKTGFQLLRIDNTNQPETGILPLIPDYLTHKFGFFSLLKKQYLRWQLELGSRYEYENQKVVTITRGISPAIARYNNHFHNFSIIYGAAYRFSPNSTMTANAGLASRSPEINERYSFGLHQGLSSIEEGNPELSSERSFKATISWEKIIQKKFFSELLVYYQNIRQFILLKPQNEFRLTIRGAFPVFRYEQLPVTIWGIDYNASYYINPQLYTSFKCSFVKGYDQVSKNTLVYTPPTNIGAAIAYQAGHFLFLENLGIELSNKYVFKQVGLSPEQDFAPPPPAYNLLGLKITAQKLLKTHNFNFYVKVDNLLNTRYRDYLNRLRYFADDLGINCIVGCSYTF, from the coding sequence ATGTTACGGTTCGTTAGGCTGATATTTTATATCCATTTGTGGCTACCGATATTGGCATCAGGGCAGCCCTGCAATAAGCATTTAACTGGGTTTATTCGTGATATAAGCACCGGATACCCAATGAGTTATGCTACAATTTTTATCGAAGAAACTAAACAAGGAGCAATAAGTGATAGTGCGGGAAATTATTCTATATCCGGTATTTGTTCGGGTAGGTATCATATTCGGGTGAGCCATGTAGGTTGCGAGCCAGACCGTTTTTTTATAGACATATACAGAGATACTACATTTAATATTTATCTGGATCATCATCAAAAACTGCTCTCTGATGTTGTGATTACTGAAAGGATTAATCCTATGCAGAATCAACACGTTGTTAAAGAGTCTTTTATTGCCGAAAATGCAGACCAAAATTTATCTACATTGATAGAAACGGTAACGGGAGTAAGCTCACTAAAAACAGGAAGCGGTATTGCCAAACCCGTTATTCATGGTTTGTATGGAAATCGGGTCAGTATCAATAACAATGGTGCTTTTCAAAGTGGCCAACAGTGGGGTAATGACCATGCGCCGGAAATAGACCCCTTGGCTGCCGGCAAAATAACGGTGGTTAAAGGAAGCGGCGTCGTTGAATATCCCGGTAACTCATTAGGGGGGGCTATCTTGGTAGAATTTCCGGATATTCCCGAAGAACCTCACCTGCACGGAAAAATTAATACCTATTTTGGAACAAACGGAATGGAGCAAGGTGCTAATATTCAAGCATATCAAAAAAATAAAATCTTGGGATGGCGGATAAGCGGCACTCTAAAAAATCAAGGAGACAAAAAAACAGCATCTTACTTCCTCCGAAATACAGGAAGCAGAGAAGCAAATATTCATCTGAAAATCCAAAAAAACTGGTCAGAAAAGATTCATACCGAAATCTATGGCAGTTCATTTAACACCATTATCGGGATTTTAAGGGGTTCACATATTGGAAATATTACAGACCTACAAGAAGCCTTGCAGCGCGAAGTGCCCTTTTTTACAGAACCTGATTTTTCATACCAAATTTCTGCCCCGTATCAAGCCGTTAGCCACCATTTATTGAAAGGGAAAACGACCTTCTTTTTTTCTGAAAAAGCATACTTAGGCGTTGCTTATTTTGGGCAAATTAACATCCGTAAAGAATATGATATTCGGCGTTCCGGGAAAAGTTCAATACCTGCATTGAGTCTAAACCAAGTTTCACAATGTATTGAAGTTAAGTATAATAAACAATTTGCCCAAAAATTAGACCTAAAAACAGGCTTTCAATTATTGCGCATAGACAACACCAACCAGCCGGAAACCGGCATTTTGCCGCTTATTCCGGATTATCTAACACATAAATTTGGCTTTTTCTCATTGTTAAAAAAACAGTATCTTCGGTGGCAATTAGAATTAGGGAGCCGCTATGAATATGAAAACCAGAAAGTTGTAACCATAACCAGAGGCATCTCGCCAGCTATTGCTCGATACAATAACCATTTTCATAATTTTTCTATTATTTATGGAGCAGCTTATCGCTTCAGCCCGAACTCTACCATGACGGCGAATGCCGGCCTTGCCTCCCGAAGCCCCGAAATAAATGAACGATATAGTTTTGGGCTTCACCAAGGGCTTAGCAGTATTGAAGAAGGTAATCCCGAATTATCTTCAGAAAGAAGTTTTAAAGCAACTATTTCTTGGGAGAAAATTATCCAAAAAAAATTTTTTAGCGAATTGTTGGTCTATTATCAAAATATTCGGCAGTTTATTTTATTGAAGCCCCAAAATGAGTTTCGTTTAACTATTCGCGGCGCATTTCCGGTCTTTCGTTACGAACAGTTACCGGTAACTATCTGGGGAATAGATTACAACGCTTCTTATTATATTAACCCTCAACTATATACATCTTTCAAATGTAGTTTTGTGAAAGGTTATGATCAGGTATCTAAAAATACGTTGGTTTATACTCCGCCGACCAATATCGGTGCTGCAATAGCATACCAAGCAGGGCATTTTCTCTTTTTAGAAAATCTGGGAATCGAGCTTAGCAATAAGTATGTTTTTAAGCAAGTTGGCCTTTCTCCTGAGCAGGATTTTGCACCGCCACCGCCGGCCTACAATTTATTGGGGCTGAAAATAACCGCACAAAAACTGCTGAAAACACATAATTTTAATTTTTACGTTAAAGTTGATAATCTTTTGAATACTCGGTATCGCGATTATTTAAACCGGCTACGGTATTTTGCAGACGACTTAGGAATCAACTGCATTGTGGGCTGCTCTTATACGTTTTAG
- a CDS encoding putative porin: MFIARYLSLFCGLILVLGNTLSAVAQNPTQADSTKQDSAQKKKMITPKAFIINPNQWVTFAADSQLYNPNLLTVGYWDEWAYLAGFSWNLGQVGKPYKHLSGAFSDEYQNTQLFKNPFTRQYDVYSLSATALKYFDTKTPYLRGRFDQASRKTQLLEAEVSQNILPIWNSTLTFKRRTASGAYLNNTTDHVTASWTNCFRSFDRRYKGTFAGYYSQLNDELNGGSVLDSNKTLENAFLKQAQVVALSGTKYSRRTKGIQTHHVLLLKPDSMPNNVGILLNANWQQYFQQYADPTISPKDTLSSGSYPWKGDSVLFMDYHANVVSQNVSPGFLLKFGKLIANFNVGMQQDVFRLEQNSFTQYVHEYQTNLIFRSEQLGTLSGNVRFAQKTIQGKESRLHFDYLFAPEKSTEIVISDTLKKNLKNANKSHLSVFQYIPHKIQIVADVANTAPAIIHLRNFGSTILSDGKKFNPESLYQLQVEYALNTKPKLQQNRYIQQQKFSIGAYFQQLMNQIYPDFKLEYHQSQTPTSVATVYLAGKCQWRSWHIEPEFKYLHFLQKDSAAFAVNQTQPKFRATCNFYFQRDVFKHAANLTFGLRGLYLDSFSLIKFDPSSQQFFPDRNPVTMWSYLQLDTYATLTIKTVIVYLRLSHLNEGMPKPGYMTTLGYPMLERTFSFGVDWRFFD, translated from the coding sequence GTGTTTATAGCTCGTTATCTTTCCCTTTTTTGTGGGCTTATTTTGGTTCTTGGGAATACGCTTTCGGCAGTTGCCCAAAATCCTACTCAAGCAGATTCTACTAAGCAAGATTCTGCCCAAAAGAAAAAAATGATTACCCCTAAGGCATTTATTATCAACCCAAACCAGTGGGTAACTTTTGCTGCGGATTCTCAACTCTACAATCCAAATTTATTAACGGTTGGTTATTGGGACGAATGGGCGTACCTTGCTGGTTTTAGCTGGAATCTTGGGCAGGTCGGAAAACCTTATAAACACCTTAGCGGTGCTTTTTCTGATGAATACCAAAATACGCAACTTTTTAAAAACCCTTTTACTCGGCAATATGACGTTTATAGCCTAAGTGCCACAGCTTTAAAATATTTTGACACTAAAACCCCCTATTTAAGAGGCCGTTTTGACCAAGCCAGCCGGAAAACACAACTCTTAGAAGCAGAAGTATCTCAAAATATACTGCCAATCTGGAATTCTACTCTAACGTTTAAACGCAGGACTGCCTCCGGAGCTTATCTAAACAACACTACTGACCACGTTACGGCATCTTGGACAAACTGTTTCCGGAGCTTTGACCGTAGGTATAAAGGTACTTTTGCCGGATATTATTCTCAGCTGAATGACGAACTTAACGGAGGCTCTGTTTTGGATAGCAACAAAACTCTTGAAAATGCATTTCTCAAGCAAGCGCAGGTCGTAGCACTATCCGGCACAAAGTATAGTCGGAGAACTAAAGGCATCCAAACCCATCACGTATTACTGCTTAAACCGGATTCTATGCCTAATAATGTGGGGATTTTACTAAATGCTAACTGGCAACAATACTTTCAGCAATATGCAGACCCTACAATTTCTCCCAAAGATACCTTATCATCAGGGAGTTATCCATGGAAAGGAGATTCTGTTTTGTTTATGGATTACCATGCCAATGTTGTAAGCCAAAATGTGAGTCCCGGATTTCTATTAAAGTTTGGCAAGCTAATAGCCAATTTTAATGTTGGTATGCAACAAGATGTTTTTCGGTTAGAACAAAACTCTTTTACGCAATATGTGCATGAATATCAAACAAACCTCATTTTTCGTTCGGAACAATTGGGTACATTGAGTGGTAACGTCCGTTTTGCACAAAAAACTATTCAGGGTAAAGAATCCCGCTTACATTTTGATTATTTGTTCGCACCCGAAAAAAGCACAGAAATAGTAATTTCAGATACACTTAAAAAAAACTTAAAAAACGCAAATAAATCACATCTATCTGTATTTCAATATATTCCCCATAAAATACAGATTGTAGCCGATGTTGCTAATACGGCTCCGGCAATTATTCACTTACGGAATTTCGGCAGCACGATATTATCTGATGGAAAAAAATTCAACCCTGAAAGTTTGTATCAACTTCAAGTCGAGTATGCACTGAACACCAAACCGAAACTACAGCAAAATAGATATATTCAGCAGCAAAAATTTTCCATAGGTGCTTATTTTCAGCAATTAATGAACCAAATTTATCCTGATTTTAAGTTAGAATACCATCAAAGCCAAACGCCTACTTCTGTTGCAACGGTTTATTTAGCCGGAAAGTGTCAGTGGCGTTCTTGGCATATAGAGCCGGAGTTTAAGTACCTTCATTTTTTGCAAAAAGATTCGGCGGCTTTTGCTGTTAATCAGACTCAACCTAAGTTTCGGGCAACCTGCAATTTTTACTTTCAAAGAGATGTTTTTAAGCACGCAGCTAACCTAACGTTTGGGTTAAGAGGACTTTACCTTGATTCATTCAGTTTAATAAAATTTGACCCTTCTTCCCAGCAGTTTTTCCCTGATAGAAATCCGGTAACTATGTGGAGTTATTTACAATTAGATACTTACGCAACCTTAACTATCAAAACAGTAATCGTTTATCTTCGCCTGAGCCATTTAAATGAGGGTATGCCTAAGCCCGGATATATGACCACATTGGGGTATCCAATGTTAGAAAGAACGTTTTCCTTTGGGGTTGATTGGCGTTTCTTTGACTAA
- the atpD gene encoding F0F1 ATP synthase subunit beta: MSEKKNIGKIAQIIGPVIDVDFSDANTELPKIYNALVVHRPDNTRLFLEVQQHLGESRVRTISMDATDGLSRGLLVEDLGHPIEVPIGDTIKGRLFNVVGTAIDGLPQPKYDRGYPIHKPAPKFEELATDQEVLFTGIKVIDLLAPYLKGGKIGLFGGAGVGKTVLIMELINNIAKHHSGLSVFAGVGERTREGNDLLREMIESSVIRYGEKFKHALEAGKWDLEAVDQALLPESQATLVFGQMNEPPGARARVALTGLSIAEYFRDGTEETGGRDVLFFIDNIFRFTQAGSEVSALLGRMPSAVGYQPTLSSEMGAMQERITSTKRGSITSIQAVYVPADDYTDPAPATTFAHLDATTELSRAISELGIYPAVDPLTSSSRILSADVLGEEHYKCSQRVKMILQKYKDLQDIIAILGMDELSDEDKLTVTRARKVQRFLSQPFHVAEQFTGMKGVFVKIEDSIKGFNAIIDGEFDHLPENAFYMVGSLDDAIVKGHKLLQEA, encoded by the coding sequence ATGTCTGAAAAGAAGAACATCGGGAAAATAGCTCAAATAATAGGCCCTGTAATTGACGTTGATTTTAGTGACGCCAATACCGAGCTACCCAAAATCTACAATGCATTAGTGGTTCACCGTCCGGATAATACCCGGCTATTTTTAGAAGTGCAACAGCATTTGGGAGAAAGTCGAGTCAGAACGATTTCTATGGATGCTACTGACGGGTTAAGCCGTGGACTTCTTGTTGAAGATTTAGGCCACCCAATTGAAGTACCCATCGGAGACACAATTAAGGGAAGGTTATTTAACGTTGTGGGAACAGCTATTGACGGCCTACCACAACCTAAGTACGATAGAGGCTACCCTATCCATAAACCGGCACCTAAGTTTGAGGAATTAGCTACCGACCAAGAAGTACTTTTTACCGGAATTAAAGTTATTGACTTATTAGCTCCGTACCTAAAAGGAGGAAAAATCGGACTATTTGGCGGCGCAGGAGTTGGTAAAACCGTGCTAATCATGGAGTTGATTAACAATATTGCTAAACACCACTCAGGCTTATCTGTTTTTGCAGGCGTTGGAGAACGCACACGTGAAGGAAATGACTTATTACGTGAGATGATTGAATCCAGCGTTATTCGCTACGGAGAGAAGTTTAAACACGCTTTAGAAGCCGGTAAATGGGATTTAGAAGCCGTAGATCAAGCATTATTACCAGAATCACAAGCTACATTGGTCTTTGGCCAAATGAACGAACCTCCCGGCGCACGGGCACGAGTAGCTTTAACAGGACTATCTATTGCAGAATATTTTAGAGATGGAACAGAAGAAACCGGCGGACGGGACGTTCTATTCTTTATTGATAACATTTTCCGTTTCACACAGGCCGGTTCTGAGGTTTCTGCACTCTTAGGTCGTATGCCTTCTGCGGTAGGCTACCAGCCCACATTATCATCAGAAATGGGCGCAATGCAAGAGCGTATCACCTCAACAAAACGCGGTTCAATCACATCTATACAAGCTGTTTACGTTCCGGCAGATGACTATACTGACCCAGCTCCGGCTACCACTTTTGCCCACTTAGATGCCACAACAGAACTTTCCCGCGCTATATCCGAGTTGGGTATTTACCCCGCCGTTGACCCGCTAACATCTTCTTCCCGAATTTTATCCGCAGATGTTTTGGGCGAAGAACACTATAAATGCTCCCAAAGAGTAAAAATGATACTCCAAAAGTACAAAGACTTACAGGATATTATCGCAATTCTGGGTATGGATGAATTATCAGATGAAGATAAACTCACCGTAACACGCGCACGTAAAGTACAACGCTTCCTCAGCCAGCCATTCCACGTAGCAGAACAGTTTACCGGTATGAAAGGCGTTTTCGTTAAAATAGAAGATTCCATCAAAGGATTCAACGCAATCATTGACGGTGAATTTGACCACCTTCCAGAAAATGCTTTTTATATGGTAGGAAGCCTTGATGATGCTATCGTTAAAGGACATAAACTACTTCAAGAAGCCTAA
- the atpC gene encoding ATP synthase F1 subunit epsilon, whose translation MKTLTLELVTPTSKVYSGDAIAVVAPGTEGSFEILYNHAPMISLLGTGKLMIRTPDQQEKYFQIQGGTLEVNSNKVIVLAENIQFF comes from the coding sequence ATGAAAACCTTAACGTTAGAGTTGGTAACCCCGACTTCTAAAGTCTATAGCGGCGATGCAATCGCGGTAGTAGCCCCAGGAACAGAAGGTAGCTTTGAAATTCTATACAACCACGCACCTATGATCTCTTTGTTGGGAACAGGAAAACTGATGATTCGCACACCAGACCAACAAGAAAAATACTTCCAAATCCAGGGCGGAACCCTTGAAGTAAATTCAAATAAAGTAATTGTATTAGCTGAAAACATTCAGTTTTTCTAA
- a CDS encoding phosphoribosylglycinamide formyltransferase: MKKRVQVGIFASGNGTNAQTLIDYFQNSTTVEIAAIFSNRADAFVCERARKSNLSCVIFNNQQASDEDYLLEKLHQYRIQLIVLAGYLRLIPEKIIQQYPERIVNVHPALLPKFGGKDMYGLKVHEAVMAAQEPVTGVTFHIVNTAYDQGRILFQAETPITYPTTPTEIAKKVQILEHQYFPRIIESLSEPIYQQINLTPDGKTY; encoded by the coding sequence GTGAAGAAGCGGGTACAAGTTGGGATTTTTGCTTCGGGAAACGGTACGAACGCACAAACGTTAATTGATTATTTTCAAAATTCAACGACTGTTGAAATTGCTGCAATATTCAGCAACCGTGCAGATGCTTTTGTGTGTGAACGCGCCCGTAAATCTAACCTTTCCTGCGTTATATTCAATAACCAACAGGCTTCTGATGAGGATTACTTGCTGGAAAAGCTACACCAGTATCGCATTCAGCTAATTGTGTTAGCCGGCTATTTACGGCTAATACCGGAAAAAATAATCCAGCAATATCCGGAAAGAATTGTAAATGTGCATCCTGCATTATTACCTAAATTTGGCGGCAAAGATATGTATGGCTTAAAAGTCCATGAGGCCGTTATGGCAGCCCAAGAGCCGGTTACGGGAGTTACTTTCCATATCGTAAATACGGCCTATGACCAAGGCCGAATTTTATTTCAGGCCGAAACACCGATAACCTACCCCACAACCCCAACAGAAATTGCAAAAAAAGTACAAATACTTGAACATCAATATTTTCCAAGGATTATTGAGTCCTTGTCAGAACCTATTTATCAACAAATTAATTTAACTCCTGATGGAAAAACGTATTGA
- the purH gene encoding bifunctional phosphoribosylaminoimidazolecarboxamide formyltransferase/IMP cyclohydrolase, which yields MEKRIETALLSIYDKTNLEPLARALHANGVQLYATGGTLDYVKGISLPVQDVSQVTGFPAILGGRVKTLHPKIFGGILAIRGNSTHEEEVLKHDIPLFDLVVVDLYPFEETLRNTADPVEIIEKIDIGGVSLIRAAAKNFHDVLVIPATHYYEQFLAEYISKQGSFSEIDRRKYAGYAFQLTARYDSLIADWFESPVEQINLHYEPKVKMRYGENPHQAATFFGNLQECFTQLHGKELSYNNLLDIDAAFRLIREFTAPTFAIIKHTNPCGIASRSTPLNAWEDALACDPISAFGGIIITNQDIPLTVAESLNEIFYEVLIAPHFSKEALELLSQKKNRILLKSKPVNLPGVVYRSCLNGLLMQEYDAGYTQPIDYQIVTTKKPAQNQFKDIIFGEKVCKHLKSNAIAIVYQEQLIGSGIGQTSRIDALNQAIHKAEAMGFILENATLVSDAFFPFTDGVRVANAAGIKLIIQPGGSVRDKEVIEYCEENGICMVFTGNRHFHH from the coding sequence ATGGAAAAACGTATTGAAACTGCGTTATTGTCTATTTATGACAAAACCAATTTAGAACCACTTGCACGGGCATTACACGCAAACGGCGTTCAGTTGTATGCCACTGGTGGTACCTTAGATTATGTAAAAGGAATTTCATTACCCGTTCAGGATGTTAGTCAGGTTACGGGATTTCCGGCTATTTTAGGAGGTCGAGTAAAAACGTTACACCCGAAGATATTCGGGGGTATTTTAGCTATTCGGGGAAATTCTACCCATGAAGAAGAAGTCTTGAAGCATGATATTCCGCTATTTGACTTAGTAGTTGTGGATTTATATCCGTTTGAAGAGACTTTGAGAAATACTGCTGACCCAGTAGAAATCATTGAAAAAATAGATATTGGAGGCGTTTCATTGATTCGGGCTGCTGCAAAAAACTTTCATGATGTGCTGGTTATTCCGGCTACTCATTATTATGAACAGTTTTTAGCAGAATATATTTCCAAACAAGGAAGTTTTTCTGAAATAGATAGAAGAAAATATGCCGGATATGCTTTTCAGCTAACTGCTCGTTATGATTCACTTATCGCTGATTGGTTTGAAAGCCCTGTAGAGCAGATTAACTTACATTATGAACCTAAGGTTAAGATGCGTTATGGTGAGAATCCCCATCAAGCAGCTACATTTTTTGGAAATTTACAGGAGTGTTTTACCCAGCTACACGGTAAAGAGCTTTCTTACAATAATTTATTAGATATAGATGCGGCATTTCGCTTGATTCGTGAGTTCACTGCTCCTACTTTTGCAATCATAAAACACACCAATCCCTGCGGGATAGCCAGCCGTTCCACCCCGCTAAATGCTTGGGAAGATGCCTTAGCCTGCGACCCCATTTCGGCTTTTGGCGGGATTATCATTACCAACCAAGACATTCCCCTAACTGTTGCAGAATCCCTCAATGAAATTTTCTACGAAGTACTCATCGCACCTCATTTTTCTAAAGAAGCATTAGAACTTCTATCACAGAAAAAAAATCGTATTCTCTTAAAATCTAAACCCGTAAACCTACCCGGAGTAGTTTATCGTTCTTGCTTAAACGGACTTTTGATGCAGGAATATGATGCCGGATACACACAACCAATTGATTATCAGATAGTAACAACAAAGAAGCCAGCCCAAAATCAGTTTAAAGATATTATTTTTGGGGAAAAAGTTTGCAAGCATTTAAAATCAAATGCCATTGCAATTGTTTATCAAGAGCAACTTATTGGTTCCGGAATTGGGCAAACTTCTCGTATAGATGCGTTAAACCAAGCCATTCACAAAGCCGAAGCGATGGGATTTATTTTGGAAAACGCGACCTTAGTATCCGATGCTTTCTTTCCGTTTACGGACGGAGTTCGTGTAGCTAACGCTGCCGGTATCAAGTTGATAATACAGCCCGGCGGATCTGTACGAGATAAAGAAGTGATTGAATATTGTGAAGAAAACGGAATCTGTATGGTATTTACCGGAAACCGCCATTTTCACCATTAA
- a CDS encoding diacylglycerol kinase family protein, translating to MKKHAKYPKKNYFIRRTYSFRYALTGIKTLILTQPNAQIHFVVSVFLIFLGILMHLNWLEWSLISLCMGLVWVAESLNTAVEFMIDLVSPDYHELAKKAKDVAAGGVLLAATAAICVGLFVLGPRLWALLGSLY from the coding sequence ATGAAAAAGCACGCTAAATATCCTAAAAAAAATTATTTTATTCGCAGAACATACAGTTTTCGTTATGCTTTAACTGGAATTAAAACCCTGATTTTAACCCAGCCAAATGCACAAATCCACTTTGTCGTTTCTGTTTTTCTGATTTTTTTAGGGATATTGATGCACTTAAATTGGTTAGAGTGGTCATTGATTAGCTTGTGTATGGGCTTGGTGTGGGTAGCGGAATCTTTAAATACAGCAGTTGAGTTTATGATAGATTTGGTTAGCCCTGATTACCACGAATTAGCTAAGAAAGCTAAAGATGTAGCTGCCGGTGGCGTTTTATTAGCTGCCACAGCCGCTATTTGTGTCGGCTTATTTGTCTTAGGGCCAAGACTTTGGGCGTTACTCGGTAGCTTATATTAA